In Actinomycetota bacterium, the genomic window GAAGAAGACCTCGTCCACCTCGGGCATGCCGGAGGTTTGGGTCTTGATCGCTGCGATCTCCTCAGGGGTCGCCTCGTCACGCAGGAAGACGTTCAGCTCGACCTTGCCCTCCCAGGAGGAAACCATCTTCGTCAAAACCTCACCCCCCACCATGACCACGCCCAGCAGAAGCAGGCTGATGGAGACGGTGGATACGGCCGCCAGCGTCAGAAGGACGTTGCGGCGCAGGTTGGAGACGGTTTCGTCTACGAAGTAGTTGACTCTCAAGGCCATGCTTTAAGGCTCCTTTCGGGCGATCAAAAGCAAGGTGTGAACTTGCGTGAAAATCCTTTAGCCGCCGATCCCGTAAACGCCACGGACCTGATCCCGGACCAGCTTGCCGCCGTCCAGCTCGATGACCCGCTTGCGTGACCGGTCGACCACGGCGTGGTCGTGGGTGGCGATCAGTACTGTGGTGCCGCTCTCGTTCAGGCGTTCGAGCAGGTTCATGATGTCGGCCGAGGTCGACGGGTCCAGGTTTCCGGTCGGCTCGTCGGCCAGCAGGATCGGCGGGCGGTTGACCATGGCCCGGGCGATACAAACCCGCTGCTGCTCCCCACCGGAAAGCTCGTGGGGCATGCTGTTCAGCTTGTCGGTGAGTCCCACCAGCTCGATGATCGCGGGGACCCGCTGGTTGATGATGTGCTTCGGGCGGCCGATGACCTCCAGAGCAAAGGCGACGTTCTCCCGGACCGTCTTGTTCGCCAGGAGCTTGAAGTCCTGGAAGACGCAGCCGATATTGCGGCGCAGGTAGGGCACACGCCACCGAGGCAGCTGGCCAATGTCCTTGCCGGCTACGTAGATGGTGCCCTCGCTGGGCTCCTCTTCTTTTAGAAGCATTTTGATGAAGGTGCTCTTACCGGATCCGGACGACCCTACTAAGAAGACGAACTCCTCTTTTTGGATGTCGGTCGATATGTCGCGCAGGGCGACCACTGAGCCCTTGTACACCTTGCTTACGTTCTCAAGTCGAATCATGGTTGGGTGATTGAATAACCCTTTCCAAGAGGTGACGTCGGGCCTGCCAAGCGGTGCGGGCGAGTCAAAGCTTGAAGCATCTTAGCACCCAGGGG contains:
- the ftsE gene encoding cell division ATP-binding protein FtsE; the protein is MIRLENVSKVYKGSVVALRDISTDIQKEEFVFLVGSSGSGKSTFIKMLLKEEEPSEGTIYVAGKDIGQLPRWRVPYLRRNIGCVFQDFKLLANKTVRENVAFALEVIGRPKHIINQRVPAIIELVGLTDKLNSMPHELSGGEQQRVCIARAMVNRPPILLADEPTGNLDPSTSADIMNLLERLNESGTTVLIATHDHAVVDRSRKRVIELDGGKLVRDQVRGVYGIGG